In Candidatus Cloacimonadota bacterium, the genomic window TAGTGGAAAAATCGAAAAACTCTATAAGGATTTCAACGATGTAGTACGGAAAGGAGATTTGCTTGCCAAATTGGATACTGAAATTTTGGCAACGTCTTTAGAAGCTGCTAGAGGGGATCTGGTTAAAGCCCAAACCTCTCTCGAAGAAGCTGAATTGGATTTTAACCTACAAAGCGAATTGTTTGAACGTGATATGAGTCCCGAATACGATCTAAAAAAAGCAAGATTTCGCGTTCAAACAGCACAACAAAACCTCGCCAATGCCAGACTCAGTTTACAGAGAGCCGAAAAAAACCTCGCCAATGCCCATATAACCAGCCCTATTGATGGAGTTATTGTCTCTAGGGCTGTCGATGAAGGTCAAACAGTTGCAGCCAGCTTAAACTCACCCACATTATTTATTATAGCCAATAATCTTGATAGAATGCAAATCATTGCTGGAGTTGATGAAGCAG contains:
- a CDS encoding efflux RND transporter periplasmic adaptor subunit, translated to MKKYIKYILIVIVIIATVLIISHYRKAKRAPQWRTDSPGLGSVREIVTATGSLNPYVLVNVGTEVSGKIEKLYKDFNDVVRKGDLLAKLDTEILATSLEAARGDLVKAQTSLEEAELDFNLQSELFERDMSPEYDLKKARFRVQTAQQNLANARLSLQRAEKNLANAHITSPIDGVIVSRAVDEGQTVAASLNSPTLFIIANNLDRMQIIAGVDEADIGKILVGMPVEFSVDAHPNQRFEGSVQQIRLNPSTESNVVTYSVVIDASNP